From the genome of Ectobacillus sp. JY-23, one region includes:
- the rimI gene encoding ribosomal protein S18-alanine N-acetyltransferase, with product MNKVVTFRNMELNDIPAVAAIENLSFAIPWTPEAFERELIANEYAYYIVAEEANEVIGYCGMWLIVDESHITNIAIHPSCRGRKLGEQLLTYCMNQARLRGAKTMTLEVRVSNEAAQNLYRKLGFLNGGIRKRYYTDNYEDALVMWVNL from the coding sequence ATGAACAAGGTGGTAACGTTTCGAAATATGGAGCTGAATGACATACCGGCAGTGGCTGCTATTGAGAATCTTTCCTTTGCAATTCCGTGGACTCCTGAAGCTTTTGAAAGAGAACTAATAGCAAATGAGTATGCATATTACATCGTTGCAGAAGAAGCAAATGAAGTCATTGGATACTGCGGGATGTGGCTGATTGTAGATGAATCTCATATTACTAATATTGCGATTCATCCCTCCTGTCGCGGCCGTAAGCTTGGTGAACAGCTATTAACATACTGTATGAATCAAGCGCGTCTAAGGGGAGCGAAAACTATGACCCTGGAGGTTAGGGTATCCAATGAAGCTGCACAAAATTTATATCGTAAACTCGGCTTTTTAAATGGTGGTATTCGAAAGCGATATTACACTGATAACTATGAGGATGCTCTTGTAATGTGGGTGAATTTATGA
- the tsaD gene encoding tRNA (adenosine(37)-N6)-threonylcarbamoyltransferase complex transferase subunit TsaD — protein MKKDILVMGIETSCDETAVAIVKNGTEIISNIVSSQIESHKRFGGVVPEIASRHHVEQITIVLEEALEQAGVTLADLSAIAVTEGPGLVGALLIGVQAAKAIAFAHDIPLVGVHHIAGHIYANRLVQEMKFPLLSLVVSGGHTELVYMEKHGSFEVIGETRDDAAGEAYDKVARTLSLPYPGGPHIDRLAHEGEPTLDLPRAWLEPDSYDFSFSGLKSAVINTVHNAAQRGETIAPETLAASFQASVVDVLVTKTLRAAKQYEVKQVLLAGGVAANKGLRNALEEAFTAEPIELVIPPLSLCTDNAAMIAAAGTIAYEKGKRATMSLNAQPGLDLEAQ, from the coding sequence ATGAAAAAAGACATATTGGTAATGGGTATTGAAACAAGCTGCGATGAAACAGCAGTGGCTATCGTAAAAAACGGAACAGAAATTATATCTAACATTGTATCATCTCAAATTGAAAGTCATAAGCGCTTTGGAGGGGTTGTTCCTGAAATTGCGTCACGTCATCATGTAGAGCAAATTACGATTGTCTTAGAGGAAGCACTAGAACAGGCTGGTGTAACACTTGCTGACTTAAGCGCCATTGCTGTAACGGAAGGTCCTGGTTTAGTAGGAGCGCTGTTAATTGGTGTACAAGCAGCCAAGGCAATTGCGTTTGCACATGATATTCCGCTTGTGGGTGTTCATCATATTGCGGGACATATCTACGCGAACCGCCTCGTGCAAGAGATGAAATTTCCTTTACTTTCCTTGGTGGTTTCAGGCGGTCATACAGAGCTTGTGTATATGGAAAAACACGGCTCATTTGAAGTAATTGGTGAAACGCGTGATGATGCGGCAGGAGAAGCGTACGATAAAGTAGCAAGAACATTATCTCTCCCATATCCGGGCGGTCCTCATATTGATCGTCTTGCACATGAAGGAGAGCCAACTCTTGATTTACCACGCGCATGGCTCGAGCCAGACTCATACGATTTTAGTTTTAGTGGATTAAAATCAGCAGTTATCAACACTGTGCATAACGCGGCGCAGCGCGGCGAGACTATCGCGCCGGAAACGCTCGCAGCAAGCTTTCAGGCAAGTGTTGTAGATGTATTAGTAACAAAAACCCTGCGTGCGGCAAAACAATATGAAGTAAAACAGGTTCTTCTTGCAGGAGGCGTTGCGGCCAATAAAGGACTTCGAAATGCGTTAGAGGAAGCGTTTACTGCCGAGCCGATAGAGCTTGTAATTCCACCGTTATCCTTATGTACAGATAATGCCGCGATGATTGCTGCTGCAGGTACAATTGCTTATGAGAAGGGGAAACGAGCAACGATGTCATTAAATGCACAGCCAGGGCTAGATTTAGAAGCACAGTAA